Part of the Flavobacterium alkalisoli genome is shown below.
CTTCATCACAAAGTGTAATAGCTTTTTCAACCAACTGACCGAACTCCTCTCCTCCGTAAGTATTTATCCAGTCGGCATACGGATTGTTTTCCTTTGTTTGTATTTGCAGTATATAATCTCCTACCTTTTTATAAATCCAAAAACAAGGTAATACTGCTGCCATACCTACCTCAACCTGCTGCATGTATACCGTGCTTTGCATATAATGCACATAGTGATGGCATGTAGGCGACATAGGCACCCTTTCCCCTACATTGAACTGCTTGAAGTAAGAATCGTGCAATGCCCTTTCTACCACTATTGCACCTTCCGAAAAACGGATAAAATCTAACATAGTGTCCACACTTTGGGCTTTAGCACTAATAACGGCAAGCGTTCGTGCAAAGTATTCCAGGTAATGTGCATCCTGCTGCATATAGTATTTAAACTTCTCTATATCCAGTGTCCCGTTTGCCAGTTCGGTAATAAAAGGCATCTGTGTAATATCGTTATATACAGGCAGTATTTCCTGCCATGTTTTTTCACTCCATTTCATTTTTTATCATGGTTTGAGGGTTATAAAAATGATTTAAAGGTCCATTACCTTTACCTATAAGTACATCACTACCGTAATAAATAGCCCCGTTAATATATTGCTGAGCCAAAGCAACCGCATCCCGCAATTCTTCTCCCCTTGCCAGATAGGAAGCAATAGCCGATGATAATGTACATCCAGAACCGTGAACATTGTTGGTCTCAACCTTATCGGAAACATAGGTATTCATTACCCCGTTTTTATTCATAAGAATTGAAGTAAGCTGTTCCGTTTTCAGGTGTCCTCCTTTCATTAGCAAAGTCTTACAACCAGTTTGGGCAATTACTTCTCCTGCATGTTGCATTTGGACAACAGTTTTAATAGTCATATTGGCCAGTAACGAAGCCTCATCCATATTTGGGGTAATCAGTGTAACAAGTGGAAAAAGCTTTGACACTATAACCTCAATAGTGGCATCTTCAATAAGTTTATCACCACTTGTAGCCACCATAACAGGATCAAACACTACCGGGATATCAGGATATCGTTTAAGAGTATTTACAATAACCTCAACGAGCTGTGGTGTATGTACCATCCCTATCTTAATAGCATCCGGACGAATATCCTCCATAACAGCGTCTAATTGTTGCTGTACAAATTCTGCCGGGACATTATGTATGGCTCTTACTCCAGTTGTGTTTTGAGCTACTAATGCAGTAATAACCGACATACCGTAGCAACCAAGCGCAGAAAATGTTTTCAGGTCAGCCTGAATACCGGCACCACCACTTGGATCGGTACCTGCAATGGTTAATACAGTTGGGTATGTATATTTCTTTTTCATGCTGTTTCTATTAAATTTCTAAGTGTTTCGGCTGCTTTTACAGGATTTTCTGCTGCACATATGGCAGACACCACGGCAAGGCAATCGGCTCCGGCATGAATCACCTGTTTTGCATTAAATTGATTTATGCCGCCTATTGCCACAAGTGGCTTATCAGTAAGAGTCCTTATCTGCTCAACACCTTTAAGCCCCCATTCGGTTACGGTATCAGTTTTGGTTGGCGTACTGAATACAGGGCTTACACCTAAGTAATTTGAAAATTCAATTTCAGTTCCTGAAAGTTGTTCCATATATTCTACCGAATAGCCTATCATGTTACAGCCGGGCCACTTCTTTTTAATCTCGGAAGGCGGTATGTCCGAATTCCCTACATGAATACCATAAGCATTACAATTAACCGCCACTACAGGATTATCATTTACGATAAGTGGTACGGAATAGCTGTCCAGCATTTCTTTCATCATTAAGCTACTTTCCAGAAAATCTGAATAGTTTTTATTCTTTTCCCGTATCTGTACCAAATCGACCCCGCCTTTAACAGCCTGCTCTGCCACCCAAAGCATATCCCTGCCACAACAAGCCTCTTCACTTATAACCAGATAAAGCTTATATGGAAACTGTCTTTCCATTTTCCTGACTGACTTTTATGTGTTTATTAAATTCCTCTTCGGTTATATTGTACAGTTTGTCCAGAAGGTTCATTTGGAGGCTTCCCGGTCCGTTGGACTGTGCTGTGGCTATTTCACCTGCAACACCCAATAGTGCCATTGCAGCAGCAGTCGCTTCAAAAGCATTTTCAGGCTGACCGGCAACAAAAGCACCTATTAAAGATGTAGCGGTACAGCCAAGTCCTGTTACTTTTGTCATCATTACGTGACCGTTATCAATAAGTATTTTTTGATTTCCGAAGATAACCACATCCGTAGCTCCAGATATACAAACTACTGTCCCGGTATTTTCATTTAACCATTTGGCAGCATCTATGGCTTCTGTACTTTGATGAAGGCTATCTACTCCTTTGGTTTTCCCTCCGGCATTGGCTAATGCCATAATCTCTGATGCATTGCCTCTGATTACTGTAGGCTTATATTTTAAAAGTTGTGCAACTGTAGTATTGCGAAGGTTACTTGCCCCAGCTCCAACCGGATCGAGTATCCAGGGTTTACCCAACTCCTGTGCTTTTGCCGCTGCCTTATACATGCTTTCTATCCAGTATTCGTCAAGCGTACCGATGTTGATAACCGTAACGCCACAAATACTTACCATCTCCTCGATTTCAGGATGAGCATGTGCCATAATAGGTGATGCTCCTACAGCCAAAAGCGCATTTGCCGTGTTGTTCATTACCACATAGTTCGTAATATTATGTACTAAAGGGGAATTTTGTCTTACAGACAGGACAGACTTCCAAAGGGACTCTCTCATATTTAAGTTTTTTAATGATGAAATAAATATGGCTATAGAGTCTCCCGTAAAAAAATGGAAGATAAATGAATAAGCAATGCTTTTCCCTACGTCGGTATAAACCGTATCAGGTTCAAAGGGACTCTCTCAATTCTTTTCAGAATACCCCTAAAGCCAGCTCAAATATAAGTAATGTTATTTATCAGGTAAAAAGAAACATGTTAAAATAAAAAAGAGAGCTTACAGCTCCCTTTTTAGTGTATTTATAAATATTAAAATCTGTTATCTCCGTCAAGCAGGTTACCCAGTCCGCCAAGAATACTGCCTTCTCCTCTTTGCTGCCCGCCTCCCTGAGGTGCTGCTGCATAAATCCTTCCGGCAAGCCTGCTAAATGGTAATGACTGTATATAAACTACTCCGGGACCACGAAGTGTTGCATAAAACAACCCTTCACCTCCAAAAATGGTATTTTTTATACCTCCTACAAACTCAATATCATAATTTACATCTTTAGTAAAGCCTACAATACAACCTGTATCTACTTTAAGTACTTCGCCTGCCTGTAGTTCTTTACGTGCCAAAGTACCTCCGGCATGAACAAACGCCATACCATCACCTTCCAGCTTTTGCATAATAAAGCCCTCGCCACCAAAAAGGCCCCTGCCTAATTTTCTTGAAAACTCAATACCTACCGACACCCCTTTTGCCGCACAAAGGAAAGCATCCCTTTGACAGATAAAGCGTCCGCCGTATTTAGTAAGGTCTATTGGTACTATTTTACCCGGGTAAGGCGAAGCAAAACTTACTTTACGCTTTCCGTGATACTGGTTAAGGAATACTGTCATAAACAGGCTTTCCCCGGTAAGTAACCTTTTACCGGCCGAAAACAGTTTACCCATAACGCCCTGCGTTTGGTTAGAACCGTCTCCAAAAATGGTATCCATGTGTATACCAGTATCCATCATCATAAAGCTTCCTGCCTCTGCCACTACGGCTTCCTGCGGATCAAGCTCTATTTCTACATATTGCATTTCCTCACCATAAATATGGTAATCAATTTCGTGTGCTGTCATTTTCTTTATTGTTTTTTGATTTGATTGTCTATTAGTTGTAAAATCCTGAAAAATGTTACGCTTTTATCCCATATTATACAAGAAGACGAGATTCACAACATATAAAAGGAAGATGACCAGGGTGTCCCAAGCAAGGAATATTCTCTTCCTTTGATAAGGAAAAATAAAACCGATTACAGCAACGGCTGTCATTACAACTACCATAAAAACAGTCATTACATTAATGTCGCTGGCATCTTTTAGTAATAATCCTTTTGTATAAAGAATATCATCTATGAACAGAATAAAGATATTAAATATATTACTACCCAACAGGTTACCTACAGCCATATCGGGCGAGCCCATGCGTACTGCAGCCAATGAAACGGCAATCTCTGGCAACGAGGTAGAAACTGCTAAAAACAATGTGCCTACAAATGATTTGCCTAATCCAGTTTGCTCAGCAATGTGTTCTGCAAAAAAGGGCAGTGCCAATGCCACAACAATAATAACCAAGGCAAAAGCCGAGTATCTCAGTATAACCCCTCTTAAAGTGTATCCTTCTGTATGATTTTCCTCTGTTACTGTGGCATCTACAGGAATTGATTTCTGGTATTTAAAGATTGTACGTACCGACATAAAGTATATTATACCAAAGCCTATACTTGTTATACCCAGTGTATGGCTAAGTACTATATCCCTGTCAAAAAACAACCCTAGGCCAGTGAGTGCCAATAATATTATACCAAAAGCCGCAGCCAGTATATGGCTTTTCGATACCTGCGAAAACAGGGGCTTATCCTTTTTAGTAAAAACATCCATTAGAGACAATATGCTAAGGTTAAGCGCACAGCTACCTAAAATATCGCCCATTGCCAGGTCGGCCGACTGTACAATAGAAACCGAACTAATCCCTACCATCAGTTCCGGCAACGACGTTACGGTAGACATGAGTATGAGGCCTATAAAGGCTTTACCCATCCCTGTCATATCGGCAAGCAAGTCGCCGTAGAAAGAAAGTTTTTTACCTGCAAAAAATATAATTATCGCACAAACAAGAAATCCAGCTATATACATTAAAAGGGAAGTTTAATTGGTTTTGGTAAATTTAGTAAAACATCCTTAAGAAGTAAAAGAAAAGGGGCTTTCGCCCCTTACTAACTAGTAACTATACACTTAAACACAATTTATGAAAACAATTTTGCTGCCTGAACATGCATCCAGTCGTAGTTTCGTTCACGTCCCAGGCTAACCCAGCCTTCCTCTTCCCAAAACTCCCACCATTTATTGTACTCAGGACGGGCAAAAGTTGCCTTATCCCTACCCCATTGCAGTTGGTTATTTATAGGATCAAAATCAAGGGCAATACCCCAATGAATGGGTACTTAGCGAACTACCCCCTCTAATGGCACGGTAGTTAAAACATCCTCCAAAATAATTAAGCCTAAGTCTTTTTATTTCGGTAAACCCGTAATAATCGTGAACTTTATTTAAAACACGCAGCACTATCCTTTACCTTAATGTGCGCCGTTATTTTGGTGATTTCCTTAGAAGTATCCCATGCTAATAACATAGGATAAGGTATATTGAAGGTTACAAGGTTTTTATTCCCTATAGGTTTTGCTATTCCGTAAAAAGCCTCTAAAGCTGCCTGGGTTTGTATTGGCCAGTTATTTGGGTTAACCGGTTCTCTGTCTTCGGGACGCCATGGTTCGGGCTGTTGCCCGTATAAAAGCATGTATGTTAACTGATCAAAAGCAGCTTGTGTACGCTGCCCCCATAAACCGTCTACAGGCCCGGGATCAAATCCCTGCTCCTGTTCATACAACTGTATTGCCCCTACCAGTTTCCTTTCAGCTTTCCAGCTTTTAGGCAGTTCGTTAAGCTTATCGAGCGCGGCATAGGTTTTCTTACCTGCAATACCGTCTATAGCTCCCGGATTAAGCTTTTTTAAGGTGAGGTAACGTTGCGCAATTCTGATTATTTGAGGTGTGGGGTCCATAACCTGAGTGCTTTATATCTTAAAGTTAAAACTTTAGATATAAAATTCCTCAAATATCTGATAAACAGTTTAAAAAAACCGACAAATGGGATTAATACTCTCCGTCCAAATAATACCAGTTACCTCCCTGATTTATAAAACGTGAGTTTTCATGATGAATTTGTGCTTCCAGATTATAATCTATATAATATGCCTTAAATTCAACTGTTGTCTCTGTTGCCTTAAGTACTTCCAGTTTTATCCACTGATTGCTTTTTGCCCACTCCAGTATAGCGGTTTTACTATGATGCCTTCTTTCTTTAGGAGCTGTGGTTAGCCATAAATAATCGGCATTACAAACGGCATAAGCAGAGTAACGCGAACGCATAAGTGCTTCGGCTGTAGGAGCTTTTTCTTTTCCTGTAATATAAGGTTCGCAGCAGTTTGAAAACGGTTTCCCCGAACCACAATAACAATTTAATGAAGACATCTTTTTTATATTATTCTGCAAAAATAAAAAAAGGGCCAAAGCCCTTTTCTATATTCTTTATTATTTGCCTTTACTTACTGTTGTAGCCTGAGTTATTTTAGTATTCATTTTCATACTTATAGCCATCCCTGCCTGCTCCATATCCATTACCATATCCATATCAGCATTGTATACAACAGGATATTTAGTATCGATATCATAAACCATTTCACCTTTTCCTTTTCCTGAACCTTTCATATTCATACCTTCTTCAAGATCTCCATCCATAGAAATATCATGTATCACATCAAAATAAGCTTTTTTGCCTTCAATTCTTGTAAGCTTATAGGTAACCACATTATTCATTTTCATGGCTCCTCCCCCTAAAGGCATATTCACAGGAACGTCCTGAACAAAAGTTTCTCCTATTTTAAGTGTTTTCTTAGGATAAGAAACCTTTGTAAGCATTTCTTTTACCATATCCATAGCAGCCTGTTTAGCTGTAGATGGCATATCCTCTGCTATAATGGAATCAAAAACAGGAACAAATTCTCCTTGTTTTACCCTGCCATATATATCCATCTTATTGTTAGTGACATTATCCGGCATACCTTCCATTTTCATACCCATAGACATCAGCATATTCATAGTTACAGGTATCATGCCCTTGTCAGCTTTATCAGTTTGAATACTCCCTTTCATAGATATTGACATATCCATCTTTTTAGATTCTCCTCCATATGCCATTTCTATTTGCA
Proteins encoded:
- the tenA gene encoding thiaminase II, yielding MKWSEKTWQEILPVYNDITQMPFITELANGTLDIEKFKYYMQQDAHYLEYFARTLAVISAKAQSVDTMLDFIRFSEGAIVVERALHDSYFKQFNVGERVPMSPTCHHYVHYMQSTVYMQQVEVGMAAVLPCFWIYKKVGDYILQIQTKENNPYADWINTYGGEEFGQLVEKAITLCDEAADSCTEAQRKQMTAAFVDASRLEYLFWDSAYELEKWKR
- the thiD gene encoding bifunctional hydroxymethylpyrimidine kinase/phosphomethylpyrimidine kinase yields the protein MKKKYTYPTVLTIAGTDPSGGAGIQADLKTFSALGCYGMSVITALVAQNTTGVRAIHNVPAEFVQQQLDAVMEDIRPDAIKIGMVHTPQLVEVIVNTLKRYPDIPVVFDPVMVATSGDKLIEDATIEVIVSKLFPLVTLITPNMDEASLLANMTIKTVVQMQHAGEVIAQTGCKTLLMKGGHLKTEQLTSILMNKNGVMNTYVSDKVETNNVHGSGCTLSSAIASYLARGEELRDAVALAQQYINGAIYYGSDVLIGKGNGPLNHFYNPQTMIKNEME
- the thiE gene encoding thiamine phosphate synthase, whose protein sequence is MERQFPYKLYLVISEEACCGRDMLWVAEQAVKGGVDLVQIREKNKNYSDFLESSLMMKEMLDSYSVPLIVNDNPVVAVNCNAYGIHVGNSDIPPSEIKKKWPGCNMIGYSVEYMEQLSGTEIEFSNYLGVSPVFSTPTKTDTVTEWGLKGVEQIRTLTDKPLVAIGGINQFNAKQVIHAGADCLAVVSAICAAENPVKAAETLRNLIETA
- the thiM gene encoding hydroxyethylthiazole kinase, coding for MRESLWKSVLSVRQNSPLVHNITNYVVMNNTANALLAVGASPIMAHAHPEIEEMVSICGVTVINIGTLDEYWIESMYKAAAKAQELGKPWILDPVGAGASNLRNTTVAQLLKYKPTVIRGNASEIMALANAGGKTKGVDSLHQSTEAIDAAKWLNENTGTVVCISGATDVVIFGNQKILIDNGHVMMTKVTGLGCTATSLIGAFVAGQPENAFEATAAAMALLGVAGEIATAQSNGPGSLQMNLLDKLYNITEEEFNKHIKVSQENGKTVSI
- a CDS encoding TIGR00266 family protein, with translation MTAHEIDYHIYGEEMQYVEIELDPQEAVVAEAGSFMMMDTGIHMDTIFGDGSNQTQGVMGKLFSAGKRLLTGESLFMTVFLNQYHGKRKVSFASPYPGKIVPIDLTKYGGRFICQRDAFLCAAKGVSVGIEFSRKLGRGLFGGEGFIMQKLEGDGMAFVHAGGTLARKELQAGEVLKVDTGCIVGFTKDVNYDIEFVGGIKNTIFGGEGLFYATLRGPGVVYIQSLPFSRLAGRIYAAAPQGGGQQRGEGSILGGLGNLLDGDNRF
- a CDS encoding sodium:calcium antiporter, with product MYIAGFLVCAIIIFFAGKKLSFYGDLLADMTGMGKAFIGLILMSTVTSLPELMVGISSVSIVQSADLAMGDILGSCALNLSILSLMDVFTKKDKPLFSQVSKSHILAAAFGIILLALTGLGLFFDRDIVLSHTLGITSIGFGIIYFMSVRTIFKYQKSIPVDATVTEENHTEGYTLRGVILRYSAFALVIIVVALALPFFAEHIAEQTGLGKSFVGTLFLAVSTSLPEIAVSLAAVRMGSPDMAVGNLLGSNIFNIFILFIDDILYTKGLLLKDASDINVMTVFMVVVMTAVAVIGFIFPYQRKRIFLAWDTLVIFLLYVVNLVFLYNMG
- a CDS encoding YchJ family protein; this translates as MSSLNCYCGSGKPFSNCCEPYITGKEKAPTAEALMRSRYSAYAVCNADYLWLTTAPKERRHHSKTAILEWAKSNQWIKLEVLKATETTVEFKAYYIDYNLEAQIHHENSRFINQGGNWYYLDGEY